The window GCAAGACGCTGCTGGTGCTGGGTGCCTCGAAGGCGCTGACGGACAAGCTGGGCATGCCGGCCACGCTGCCCACGGGCGAGCCTGATCCGGGCATCCTCTTCGCCGGTGCTGGGGCAGACATGGCGGCGGACTTCATCGCCGCGGTCGCGCGCCACCGTCACCCCGAACGCGACTCCGATCCGCCGCGCTTCTGAGATCGACGCCGCGCGCGCACGCCGCGCCGCTCAGGCCACGCCGTGCGCCTGCAGCAGCGCGTCCCTGAAGGCCAGCGCCGCGCGCGAGGGCGCCGGCGAGCGACGCATCACGCAGACGAAGCCGCAGTCGTAGCGGAACATCGACTTGCGCACCGGCCGCATGCGACCGCCGACCTCGAAGATGCGCCCGTAGTGGTCGGGCAAGAAGCCCAGGAAGCGGCCCGACAGGATCAGCGTGGCGATCGCCTCCTGATCCAGCCCCGTGGCGGCGCGCTTGAGCCCGGCACGGTGGCTGGCCTCCATGTTGGGCGAGTGGTAGCCCAGCCCCGCGAAACGGTGCGCGCGCAGGCCCTTCCAGTCGAGCCCGGCGTTGCGGCCCGTGAAGAGCGGATGGCCAGCGCCGCAATACAGCAGCATCGTCTCGTCGAACAACAGGTCGTAGGCCAGGCTCTCCGAGCGCCGGTGCGCCGGGATGACGCCCACGTGAAGGCTGCCGTCGATCAGTTGCCGCTCGATGGCGTTGATGGTGCCGATCTGTATTTGCAGCGCCACCTCGGGCGCGCGTTCGACGAAGGCGGCGATGGCTTCGCCGACGCGCGCCTTCGGGTTGGTGGCTGTCTTGTCGAACAGCCCGATCTCCAGCTGCCCGCCCATGCGCTGGTGGATGTCGTCCACGCCGCTTCGAAAGGCGTCCACCGCGCTCAGCAGGCGCATCGTCTCCTCGTAGATGCGCTGGCCTTCGACCGTCAGCGCGAAGCCGGCGCGCCCGCGCCGGCACAGCGTGAGGCCGAGGCGCGTCTCCAGGTCCTTGATCTGCCGGCTGATGGTGGAGGTGCCGACGTTGAGTTCCAGCTCGGCCGCCGCCATGCCGCCGCAGTCGGCGACGGCCTTGAACACCTTGAGCATGCGCAGGTCCGATTCGCCGAGCTGGCCGAGCTGACCGGGACGGGATGGGCCGGGCGCGGTGGAAGGGCTGGCAGAGGAGGGCGTCTTTACTTTCATGAATGAGCAAGTGAACGTGGATATTTCAACATTGGACGAAGTATCCGGCCTGCTCAGAATCAATGCCACCTCCCACCGCCGCGCGCGCCCCGCGCCTCCTGCCATGACCCATCTCGCCGCCGACACGCCCGCCCATGCCCCCACGGTCCGCACCGACGCCGCCTGGCTGGACGCCCACTGGATGCCCTTCACCGCCAACCGCCAGTTCAAGGCCGACCCGCGGCTGATCGTCGAGGCCAAGGGCCTGTATTTCACGGACAGCAACGGCCGCAAGATCTTCGACGGCCTGTCGGGGCTCTGGTGCTGCGGCCTGGGCCATGGCCGGCCGGAGATCACCGAGGCGGTGAGCCGCCAGGTTGCGACGCTGGACTACTCGCCCGCCTTCCAGTTCGGCCACCCGCTGTCCTTCGAGCTCGCCAACCGGCTGCGCGAGCTCACGCCGAAAGGCCTCGACTACGTGTTCTTCGCCGGCTCCGGCTCCGAGGCCGCAGACACCTCGCTCAAGATGGCGCGCGCCTACTGGCGCACCAAGGGCCTGGCGGGCAAGACGCGGTTGATCGGCCGCGAGAAGGGCTACCACGGTGTCAACTTCGGCGGCATCTCGGTCGGCGGCATCGCCGGCAATCGCAAGACCTTCGGCCAGGGCCTGGAGGCAGATCACCTGCCGCACACGCAGCTCGCCACGAACGCCTTCTCGCGCGGCGAGCCCGAGCAGGGCGCCGAGCTGGCCGACCGCCTGCTGGACCTGATCGCGCTGCACGACGCGAGCAACATCGCGGCCGTGATCGTCGAGCCCTTCGCGGGCTCGGCCGGCGTCGTGATCCCGCCCAAGGGCTACCTGAAGCGCCTGCGCGAGATCTGCACCGCGAACAACATCCTGCTGATCTTCGACGAGGTCATCACCGGCTTCGGCCGCGCCGCCGCCATGACCGGCGCCGAGGCCTTCGGCGTGACGCCGGACATCATGAACGTCGCCAAGCAGGTCACCAACGGCACCCAGCCGCTGGGCGCCGTGATCGCGAGCAAGGAGATCTACGACACCTTCATGGCCGCCGGCGGTCCCGACTACATGCTGGAGTTCGCGCATGGCTACACCTACTCGGCGCACCCGGTGGCCTGCGCCGCAGGCATTGCTGCGCTGGACGTGCTGGTCAAGGAAGACATGGTCGGCCGGGTGCAGGCGCTCGCGCCGCATTTCGAGGCCGCAGTGCACAGCCTCAAGGGCAGCAAGCATGTGGCCGACATCCGCAACTACGGCCTGGCCGCAGGCCTGACGATCGCCTCGCTGCCCGGCGAGCCGGCGCGCCGGCCCTACGAGATCGCGATGGCTTGCTGGAAGAAGGGCTTCTACGTGCGCTACGGCGGCGACACGATCCAGCTGGCGCCGCCCTTCATTGCGGAGAAGGCGGACATCGATCGGCTGGTCGATGCACTGGCCGACGCGCTGGCCGAGGCGGGCTGATCCCGCTCGAGGCGCAGCCAGGGAAGACTCCCGAAGCGCCCCGCCGCTCGTGACAACACGCGGCGTGCCTCCCCGGCGGCCTCTTCAGGAGCACCCAACCGCCCCTGCGGCCGTCTGACATCCGCCACACGCCGTCAGCCCTGACCGGCGTCGCGCAGTACCATGGCCGCGCCATGGCCTGTCCCTCATGTGGATACGACGTCGACCGCGACTTCGCCTTCTGCCCGAAGTGCGGGACGCGGCTCGTCGCCGCACCGCCGCCGCCCGCGCCGGATTCCGACCGCCGCATGGTCACCGTGATGTTCGCGGACCTGTCGGGCTTCACCGAGCTGGCCGGCACGATGGATGCCGAAGACCTGCGCTCGCTGCAGACCGAGCTCTTCGACCAGATGGCCTCCACCATCCGCCGCTTCGACGGCTTCGTCGAGAAGTTCGTCGGCGACGCGGTCATGGCCGTCTTCGGCGCACCGGTCGCGCACGAGGAAGACCCCGAACGCGCGCTGCGCGCCGCGCTGCTGCTGCACCGCAGGGCCGGGGCACTCGGCGAGCGCTGGCGGGCGCGCACCGGCCGGCCGCTGGCCCTGCACATCGGCATCCACACCGGCGCGGTGGTCGCGGGCCACCTGGGCTCGGAAGGCGATGCCGCCTACGCGGTCACCGGCGACACGGTCAACGCCGCGTCGCGCCTCCAGAGCGCCGCCGGCCCGGGCCAGACCGTGGTCAGCCATGCGACCTGGCAGCTCACCCGGCACGCCTTCGGCTTCGAGCCGCTGGGCGAGCTGACGCTCAAGGGAATCGCCCAGCCGATGGCCGCCTACCAGCTCGAGGCTGCGCTGCATGCCCCGGAGCCGACGCGCGGCCTGCAGGTGCACGGGCTCACCAGCGAGCTGGTCGGCCGTGAATCGGAAATGAACGCACTGGGCCTGGCCTTCGAGCGGATGCACGCGGGGCGGGGAGAACTCGTGCGCATCGTTGCCGAGGCCGGCAGCGGCAAGACCCGGCTGCTCTCGGAGTTCCTGGATCGCCTGCGGGTGCACGGCGGGCTGGAAGATGTGGCCCTGCGCCGCGCCGCCTGCTCCCCCCTCGGCGAGCGCGCCTACGGCGTGCCGGCGGCGCTGCTGCGCGACGCCTGGGGCCTGGACACGAGCGACGCAGACGCCACGGCCCGGCAGAAGATCGCAGCGGCGCTCGCCGCCCTCGGCCTGTCCGAAGCCGAGATGCAGGCGCTCGGCGCCTGCCTGGGGCATGTGCTCGGCCTGGAAGACGAAGACGCGCACACCCGTTACCTCGACCCGGAACAACTCAAGCAGCAGATCTTCTTCGCTGTCCACGCGGTGCTCGAGCGCCAGCTGCAGCAAGTCCCCGTGGTCATGATCGCTGAGGACCTGCATTGGACCGATGCCGCTTCCCTGGAGCTGCTGCGATTCCTGCTGGAGCGGCTGCGCGACCGCCCCTTCATGCTGCTGGTCACGCAGCGCCCGGCGCCCGCCCTGGAAGCCTGGGCCGCAGGCGCGGCGGCGCAGACCGTGCTGCGCCTCGAGCCGCTGTCGGCGCGCCACAGCGACGCCATGCTCGATTCGCTCTTCGGCCCGCGCACCCTGCCGGGTGCCCTGCGGCAGCGCATCGTCGAGCATGCCGGCGGCAATCCGCTCTTCCTCGAAGAGATGGCGCGCGCGCTCATCGCCGATGGCCTGCTGTCACGGTCGCAGGGGCGTTGGATCTACAGCTCCGGCACCGCCACCGTGCAGGTGCCGCAGACCATCAACGGCTTGCTGCTCGGCCGCATCGACCGCCTCGCCGCGTCTGTGCGCGCCGTCTTGCGCGAAGCCGCCGTCATCGGCCCCGAGTTCGACGAGGCCCTGCTGCGCGACGTGGCGAGCGCGCCCGAATCCGTGCCGCACGCGCTGGATGCCCTGGTCGAGTCCGGCCTGCTTGCGGCCCTGCCCGCCGAGGACGGCCGGGAGTTCCGCTTTCGCCAGGGCCTGGTCCAGGAGGTCGCCTACCAGAGCCTGCTGCTGCGCCGCCGCAGCGAGCTGCACACCCGCATCGCCGAGGCGCTGGAGCGGCGCTGCGGCGGGGCGCCCCGGCGGCTCGAGGAACTGCAGGCCCTGGCCCACCATTTCCGCCTGGGCGCCGACAAGGCGCGCGGCGCGCACTACCTGAACGCCGCCGGCGACTGGGCCCGCGGCACCTACGCCAATGCAGACGCCATCCGCGACTACACGCTCGCGCTGGAGACCCTGGCTCCCGGCGAGGGCGCGGACGAGCAGCACCTGGTGGTGCGCGAACGCCTGGCTGACGTGCTCGCGCCCGCCGGCCGCATTGCCGAGGCCACCCAGCACCTGGCGGCCGCCCGCGAGGGCCGGGCGCAGCGCGGCGACCGCATGGCCGAGGCCCGCCTCCTCGGCAAGATCGCCGCCCTGCGCTGGGAGGCCGGCGAGCGCGCCGAGGCCCGCCAGTGCCTGGCCACCGGGCTCGCGCTCGTCGAAGGCGAGGCGCCGCACATCGAGCGCGCCTGGCTCTACCAGCGGATGGGCGAGCTGCTCTTTCGCGATGCCGACAACCGCGGCGCCCTCGAATGGACCCAGCGCGCGCTTGCCCACCTGGAAACGCTCGACGCCGGGCCGGCCATGAATGAGGAAGAGCGCCGCAACGCGCGCACCGCCGCCGCGCTCGCGCTCAACACCCAGGGCGTGGCGCTGGCGCGGCTCGACCGGCTCGACGAGGCCGTCACCCAGCTGGAGCGCAGCGTTGCGGTCGCCCGCGAGGCCGACCTGCCGCAGGCCGAATGCCGCGGGCTGTGCAACCTGGGCGTGCTCTACAGCTCCAGCCACCCTCAGCGCGCCATCGAGGCCTGCGAGCGCGGCCTGGAGACGGCCCGGCGCATCGGCGACCTGGGCCTGCAGTCGCGCCTGTCGGCCAACCTCGCCGTCGCCTACTGCACCCTGACCAGCCGCTGCGACGAGCGCGGCGTGGGCGCCGCCCATGCCGCCATCGAAATCGACCGCAGCACCGGCCAGCTCGACCACCTGGCCGTCTCGCTGGTCGTGCTGGCCCAGATCTACCAGTGCCACGGCGAATCGGCCCGCGCGCTGCGGCACTACCAGGAGGCCCTGGCCCTGGCCGAGAAGAGCGACGAGCCACAGTTACTCTTTCCTTGCTACGAAGGGCTTGCAACCCTCTACCTCGATGCCGATGATGGTGTGCAGGCCGAGCGTTACATGGGGCTCGCCCGGGACATCTGCGATCGCGCGGGCCTCGATCCCGATGCGCTCGTCGTGCTTCCGTTCCTTTGCTGATCACTCTGCAGGAAGGAGTCGCTTCAATGAACTCGACGATGCATCCCGTGGCGCCCGGCGAACTGGCGCCGAACTTCGCCCTCCCGGCCGTCGCCGGCTCCGGCGTCATCTCGCTCGACGACTACCGCGGCCGCAGCCCGCTGTTTCTGTCCTTGATGCTGGGACTGTGGTGCCCCTTTTGCCGCCGCCAGCTGGCGCAGCTCGGCACCTTCGAGGACAGGCTCAAGGGCATCGGCGTCGAGAGCCTGGCGGTGGTTGCCACGGCGCCGGAGAACGCGCGGCTGTACTTCAGGTTCAGGCCAACCAAGGTCCCGCTGGCTGCCGACCCCGATCTTTCCACCCACCGCGCCTACGGCCTGCCCAAGCCGGAGCCCACGCCGGCCATGATGGAGGCGTTGGACACCGTGCGCATCAACCCCTTCGGCGACCTGCCCGAGCCGCTGCCGATCTCGCAGGTCGGCAAGGTGCTGCAGGAGAAGGATGGCTACCAGTACACGCCGGCCGACCAGCACGATGTCGAGAAGCAGTGGCCGCAGCTCAAGGGCCTGTTCATGATCGACCGCACGGGGCGGGTGCGGTGGGCCTACGTGGAGTGCGCGACGGAGGGGCTGGCAGGGCTCGGGAAGATGCCTTCGGAGGAAGAGATCGTGGAAGCAGCGCGGCAGTGCGCGGCTTGAACCCTGGGGCGTACGGTTGTATCGCCCTTGACCAGTATCTTGCATTTATCGCTCCAGGGCGATAAAGTGCGTTTACTGGCCAAGGCCGATAAACACGCACGCCCATGGACTACGCCATCCGGCTCACCGACCAACTCAAACCGCACCTTCAGGCCCTTCGCAAGCAGCGCGGGCTCACCCAGGCCCAGCTCGGGCAGCGTCTGGGCCTCGGCCAGGCGCGCATCGCA is drawn from Variovorax sp. PBS-H4 and contains these coding sequences:
- a CDS encoding LysR family transcriptional regulator produces the protein MKVKTPSSASPSTAPGPSRPGQLGQLGESDLRMLKVFKAVADCGGMAAAELELNVGTSTISRQIKDLETRLGLTLCRRGRAGFALTVEGQRIYEETMRLLSAVDAFRSGVDDIHQRMGGQLEIGLFDKTATNPKARVGEAIAAFVERAPEVALQIQIGTINAIERQLIDGSLHVGVIPAHRRSESLAYDLLFDETMLLYCGAGHPLFTGRNAGLDWKGLRAHRFAGLGYHSPNMEASHRAGLKRAATGLDQEAIATLILSGRFLGFLPDHYGRIFEVGGRMRPVRKSMFRYDCGFVCVMRRSPAPSRAALAFRDALLQAHGVA
- a CDS encoding aspartate aminotransferase family protein produces the protein MTHLAADTPAHAPTVRTDAAWLDAHWMPFTANRQFKADPRLIVEAKGLYFTDSNGRKIFDGLSGLWCCGLGHGRPEITEAVSRQVATLDYSPAFQFGHPLSFELANRLRELTPKGLDYVFFAGSGSEAADTSLKMARAYWRTKGLAGKTRLIGREKGYHGVNFGGISVGGIAGNRKTFGQGLEADHLPHTQLATNAFSRGEPEQGAELADRLLDLIALHDASNIAAVIVEPFAGSAGVVIPPKGYLKRLREICTANNILLIFDEVITGFGRAAAMTGAEAFGVTPDIMNVAKQVTNGTQPLGAVIASKEIYDTFMAAGGPDYMLEFAHGYTYSAHPVACAAGIAALDVLVKEDMVGRVQALAPHFEAAVHSLKGSKHVADIRNYGLAAGLTIASLPGEPARRPYEIAMACWKKGFYVRYGGDTIQLAPPFIAEKADIDRLVDALADALAEAG
- a CDS encoding adenylate/guanylate cyclase domain-containing protein, which gives rise to MACPSCGYDVDRDFAFCPKCGTRLVAAPPPPAPDSDRRMVTVMFADLSGFTELAGTMDAEDLRSLQTELFDQMASTIRRFDGFVEKFVGDAVMAVFGAPVAHEEDPERALRAALLLHRRAGALGERWRARTGRPLALHIGIHTGAVVAGHLGSEGDAAYAVTGDTVNAASRLQSAAGPGQTVVSHATWQLTRHAFGFEPLGELTLKGIAQPMAAYQLEAALHAPEPTRGLQVHGLTSELVGRESEMNALGLAFERMHAGRGELVRIVAEAGSGKTRLLSEFLDRLRVHGGLEDVALRRAACSPLGERAYGVPAALLRDAWGLDTSDADATARQKIAAALAALGLSEAEMQALGACLGHVLGLEDEDAHTRYLDPEQLKQQIFFAVHAVLERQLQQVPVVMIAEDLHWTDAASLELLRFLLERLRDRPFMLLVTQRPAPALEAWAAGAAAQTVLRLEPLSARHSDAMLDSLFGPRTLPGALRQRIVEHAGGNPLFLEEMARALIADGLLSRSQGRWIYSSGTATVQVPQTINGLLLGRIDRLAASVRAVLREAAVIGPEFDEALLRDVASAPESVPHALDALVESGLLAALPAEDGREFRFRQGLVQEVAYQSLLLRRRSELHTRIAEALERRCGGAPRRLEELQALAHHFRLGADKARGAHYLNAAGDWARGTYANADAIRDYTLALETLAPGEGADEQHLVVRERLADVLAPAGRIAEATQHLAAAREGRAQRGDRMAEARLLGKIAALRWEAGERAEARQCLATGLALVEGEAPHIERAWLYQRMGELLFRDADNRGALEWTQRALAHLETLDAGPAMNEEERRNARTAAALALNTQGVALARLDRLDEAVTQLERSVAVAREADLPQAECRGLCNLGVLYSSSHPQRAIEACERGLETARRIGDLGLQSRLSANLAVAYCTLTSRCDERGVGAAHAAIEIDRSTGQLDHLAVSLVVLAQIYQCHGESARALRHYQEALALAEKSDEPQLLFPCYEGLATLYLDADDGVQAERYMGLARDICDRAGLDPDALVVLPFLC
- a CDS encoding redoxin domain-containing protein, whose amino-acid sequence is MNSTMHPVAPGELAPNFALPAVAGSGVISLDDYRGRSPLFLSLMLGLWCPFCRRQLAQLGTFEDRLKGIGVESLAVVATAPENARLYFRFRPTKVPLAADPDLSTHRAYGLPKPEPTPAMMEALDTVRINPFGDLPEPLPISQVGKVLQEKDGYQYTPADQHDVEKQWPQLKGLFMIDRTGRVRWAYVECATEGLAGLGKMPSEEEIVEAARQCAA